The Mycobacterium riyadhense sequence GTGAGCGCCTTGGCCAGCAGCGCACGTTCGGTCTTCAGCCGGCCGTTACCGGACTCGCTGTCGACGAACGCCTGGATCTGGCCCGACACGTGGGCCAACGCCACACCCTTGTCGCGGACGATCTTGCGGAAGAAGAAGTCCTGCGCCTGGATCGCGGTGGTGCCTTCGTACAGGGAGTCGATCTTGGCGTCACGGATGTACTGCTCGATCGGGTAGTCCTGCAGGAAGCCGGACCCACCGAGCGTCTGCAGGCTCTCGGTGAGCTTCGCATAGGCTTGCTCGGAACCGACACCCTTGACCACCGGCAGCATCAGGTCGTTGATCTTGACGGCCAGGTTGGCGTCCACGCCGTGCACCGCCTCGGCAACCGCCGCGTCCTGGTAGGTCGCGGTGTAGAGGTAGAGCGCACGCAGACCCTCGGCGTAGGCCTTCTGGGTCATCAGTGACCGGCGCACGTCGGGGTGGTGAGTGATTGTCACCCGCGGCGCGGTTTTGTCGGTCATCTGGGTCAGGTCGGCGCCCTGCACGCGGGACTTGGCGTATTCCAGCGCGTTCAGGTAGCCGGTCGACAACGTGGCGATGGCCTTGGTGCCGACCATCATGCGCGCCTGCTCGATGACTTCGAACATCTGCGCTATGCCCTCGTGCACCTCGCCGACCAGCCAGCCCTTGGCCGGCACGCCGTGCTGGCCCAGCGACAGCTCACAGGTCGCCGAGACCTTCAGGCCCATCTTGTGCTCGACGTTGGTGACGAACACGCCGTTACGCTCGCCCAATTCGCCGGTCTCGAAGTCGAACAGGAACTTGGGAACAAAGAACAGCGACAGTCCCTTGGTGCCGGGACCAGCCCCCTCGGGGCGGGCCAGCACGAGGTGGAAGATGTTCTCGAACAGGTCATCGGAATCACCCGAGGTGATGAACCGCTTAACCCCGTCGATATGCCAGGAACCGTCCTGCTGCTGTACGGCCTTGGTGCGGCCGGCACCTACGTCCGAGCCGGCGTCCGGCTCGGTCAGCACCATCGTCGAACCCCAGTTGCGCTCGGCGGCCAGCACGGCCCATTTCTTCTGTTGCTCGGTGCCGAGGTGGTAGAGGATCTGGGCGAAACCTGCGCCGCCGGCGTACATCCACACCGCCGGGTTGGCGCCCAGAATGTGCTCGTGCAGCGCCCACATCAATGACTTAGGCATCGGCATGCCGCCGAGCGCCTCGTCGAGGCCGGCTTTGTCCCAACCGGCTTCCAGCACCGCGTTGACGGACTTCTTGAACGACTCCGGGAGCGTCACCGAGTGGGTGTTCGGGTCGAAGACCGGCGGGTTGCGGTCGCCCTCGATGAATGATTCGGCGACGGGGCCCTCGGCCAGCCGGCTGACCTCGGCAAGCATTTCGCGGGCGGTGTCGGCGTCGAGGTCGGCGTACTCGCCCTTACCCAAAGCCTTGTCAACGCCCAAGACTTCGAACAGGTTGAATTCCTGGTCGCGGACGTTGCTCTTGTAGTGGCTCACTATGGTCCTCCTCATTGAGAGTGCCACCTTATGGTTGGGTACTCGCACAAAGTTACCCACCAGTAACACCGCTAAAATATCTCCGTTGCATAGTCGAACGCAAGTCAGTGTGAGCAAGATTGCACCGTCTAACTAACCATCCGGTTGGGATGGTGGTGATCCCATCCCCGGCAGGCCCGTCCACCTGCGACGATGATGGTCAGATGACTCACGCGGGAGGCGTCACGACGCTACCGGTGCTGGACCTGCGTGCGGACCCTGACCAACTGCGCAACGGCCTCCTCAAGGCGGCCCATGAGGTGGGTTTTTCTATCTGATCGGCCACCAGATGCCGCAGGTGCTTGCCGACAGGGTGCTCGCGGCCGCACGTCGGGTACTCGGCGGGTAGGGTCACTTCCGAGAATTCCGTTCTCGGCTCAAGGGACGAATGAAGACCGGTGAACTCGAATAGCAAGCTGACACCGTCGTCACTGCGTGAGGCCTTCGGTCACTTCCCCACTGGGGTAGTGGCCATCGCAGCCCAGGTTGATGGGGTGCGGGAAGGACTGGCGGCCAGCACCTTTGTACCTGTCTCGCTGGAACCGCCGTTGGTGTCGTTCTGCGTGCAGAACACCTCTACGACCTGGCCGAAGCTCAAAGGCGTGCCGATGCTGGGCATCAGCGTGCTGGGTGAGGCCCATGACGCCGCTGTGCGCACTCTGGCCGCCAAGACTGGCGATAGGTTCGCCGGCTTGGAGACGGTGTCCACCGGCAGCGGCGCGGTCTTCATCAAAGGCACCGCGTTATGGCTGGAGAGTGCCATCGAACAACTGATCCCTGCCGGGGATCACACGATCGTGGTGCTGCGGGTCAGCGAGGTGACGGTGGATTCGGCCGTGGCGCCGATTGTGTTCCATCGCAGCGAATTCCGTCGGCTCGGCGTCTGAACACGCAAATACTTTCGGTACATTCCGCCCTACCGGTCTGGCCAATCCGCCTATTGCTCGATGCGCTGAAACGGGGCCATCGCTCGAACTGGGCAACACGTGTTGGGCACAAAGCCTGGCGCAAGCAGGACTTCTAGGGGGATCCGCCTGTGGAACCGCACCCGGTAGCGCGGTCATCAGCGCCGCCGCGGCTGTGGTAGCCATTGTGTTCCAGTTGGCCGGTTCGTGGCCCAACATTGTCGCGATCAGCCTTGTGATTGCGCTTGCATCGATCGCCAATCACAGCGTCTTCACGGCGGGTCAACTGTGGATTGCTCATCACGCCGATCCGGCGTTGCGAATTTCGCTGATTTCCTGCGGACAGCTCGTCATCAGTGCCGGATTGATCGGTTTGAGTCCGGTGCTGTGCCTCATCGCCCAAGTCCACGACGTGGTGTGGCAAGTAGCGATAATTCTTCTGCTAAATCTGGCGGCCGCCTACTCGGCGATGCGGCTCGCTCCCGCGAATTGAGGGAAGGCTAGCGGCGGAACAACTTGTTGCCCAGCCACACCACCGGGTCGTACTTGCGGTCGGCGACCCGCTCCTTCATCGGGATCAGCGCGTTGTCGGTGATCTTGATGTTTTCCGGGCACACCTCGGTGCAGCACTTGGTGATGTTGCAGTAGCCCAGGCCGTGCTCGTCCTGCGCCAGTTTGCGCCGGTCGCGGGTGTCCAGCGGGTGCATCTCGAGCTCGGCGATCCGCATCAGGAACCGGGGCCCAGCGAACGCTTCCTTGTTTTCCTCGTGATCACGCACCACATGGCAGACGTTTTGGCATAGGAAGCATTCGATGCACTTGCGGAACTCCTGCGAGCGCGCAACATCAACCTGTGCCATCCGGTATTCACCGGGCTGCAGCTCCTTGGGTGGAGCGAAGGACGGGATCTCGCGCGCCTTCTGGTAGTTGAACGAGACGTCGGTGACCAGATCGCGAATTACCGGGAAGGTTCGCATCGGGGTAACGGTGACGATCTCGTCCTCGGCAAAAGTCGACATCCGGGTCATGCACATCAGCCGCGGTTTGCCGTTGATCTCGGCTGAGCAGGATCCGCACTTGCCCGCTTTGCAGTTCCAGCGCACCGCCAGGTCCGGCGATTGCGTTTGTTGCAGACGCAGGATGACGTCGAGCACCACCTCGCCCTCGTTGACCTCGACGGTGAAATCGCGGAGTTCGCCACCGGTTTCGTCGCCGCGCCAGACCCGCATGCTCGCGTTGTAGGTCATTTAGCCTCTCCGTCCTGGATGCGCGGCCAGCTCTTCGTCGGTGTAGTACTTCTCCAGCTCTGCGATCTCGAAGAGCTCCAGCAAGTCCGGCCGCATTGGTACCTGTGGCTGCCGCGTGATGCTGACGTGGGAACCGTCGGCGTTGCCTTCGGCGACCCGGCAGACCAGCAATGTGTTGCGCCAGTTGGGGTCCATGCCGGGATGGTCGTCGCGGGTGTGGCCGCCCCGGCTCTCGGTGCGTTCCAACGCGGCCTTAGCCACACACTCACTGACCAGAAGCATGCTGCGCAGGTCGATGGCAAGGTTCCAGCCGGGGTTGTATTGCCGGTGCCCTTCGACTTGCACGCGCTGGTACCGTTGCCGCAGCTCGCCCAGCAGGGTCAGCGCGCGGGATATCTCCTCCTCGGTGCGGATGATTCCGACCAGGTCGTTCATCAAGTACTGCAAGTCCATGTGCAGCGCATACGGGTTCTCCGGCGCTGAGCCATCTTTCGGGCCTTCAAAGGGCAGCAGCGCCTGCTGGGCCGCGGTATC is a genomic window containing:
- a CDS encoding acyl-CoA dehydrogenase, whose amino-acid sequence is MSHYKSNVRDQEFNLFEVLGVDKALGKGEYADLDADTAREMLAEVSRLAEGPVAESFIEGDRNPPVFDPNTHSVTLPESFKKSVNAVLEAGWDKAGLDEALGGMPMPKSLMWALHEHILGANPAVWMYAGGAGFAQILYHLGTEQQKKWAVLAAERNWGSTMVLTEPDAGSDVGAGRTKAVQQQDGSWHIDGVKRFITSGDSDDLFENIFHLVLARPEGAGPGTKGLSLFFVPKFLFDFETGELGERNGVFVTNVEHKMGLKVSATCELSLGQHGVPAKGWLVGEVHEGIAQMFEVIEQARMMVGTKAIATLSTGYLNALEYAKSRVQGADLTQMTDKTAPRVTITHHPDVRRSLMTQKAYAEGLRALYLYTATYQDAAVAEAVHGVDANLAVKINDLMLPVVKGVGSEQAYAKLTESLQTLGGSGFLQDYPIEQYIRDAKIDSLYEGTTAIQAQDFFFRKIVRDKGVALAHVSGQIQAFVDSESGNGRLKTERALLAKALTDVQAMAAALTGYLMAAQQDVTSLYKVGLGSVRFLMSVGDLVIGWLLQRQAAVAVEALDAGATGAERSFYEGKVAVASFFAKNFLPLLTSTREVIETLDNEIMELDEAAF
- a CDS encoding flavin reductase family protein, whose product is MNSNSKLTPSSLREAFGHFPTGVVAIAAQVDGVREGLAASTFVPVSLEPPLVSFCVQNTSTTWPKLKGVPMLGISVLGEAHDAAVRTLAAKTGDRFAGLETVSTGSGAVFIKGTALWLESAIEQLIPAGDHTIVVLRVSEVTVDSAVAPIVFHRSEFRRLGV
- a CDS encoding succinate dehydrogenase/fumarate reductase iron-sulfur subunit is translated as MTYNASMRVWRGDETGGELRDFTVEVNEGEVVLDVILRLQQTQSPDLAVRWNCKAGKCGSCSAEINGKPRLMCMTRMSTFAEDEIVTVTPMRTFPVIRDLVTDVSFNYQKAREIPSFAPPKELQPGEYRMAQVDVARSQEFRKCIECFLCQNVCHVVRDHEENKEAFAGPRFLMRIAELEMHPLDTRDRRKLAQDEHGLGYCNITKCCTEVCPENIKITDNALIPMKERVADRKYDPVVWLGNKLFRR